The sequence tatcaaaatcttAACACATTCAATGACAGTACTATACTCAATGGGTACTTGTTTCTGTTTTCTCTTTACCTTAGACTTGTcctctttcttcttcttctctttcttctGTTTGACCTTGCCACTTTGTATATGTATCAGTTCAATGTAATGTTCTTCACAGAAGTTGACTAGCACTGCATCTACTTCCTTCGTTATCTCTTCAGGGACAAATGatatgatttttttcaacTGTAATGACTTTAGAAACGGTAGATTTATCTCTCTTGGGTACGACCCTCTGTATAAAGTTGGTTGCACAACACTGAATTGCAAAG comes from Tetrapisispora phaffii CBS 4417 chromosome 4, complete genome and encodes:
- the OCA6 gene encoding protein-tyrosine-phosphatase (similar to Saccharomyces cerevisiae YDR067C; ancestral locus Anc_8.186), which translates into the protein MELVSPLQFSVVQPTLYRGSYPREINLPFLKSLQLKKIISFVPEEITKEVDAVLVNFCEEHYIELIHIQSGKVKQKKEKKKKEDKSKVKRKQKQVPIEYSTVIECVKILINKNNYPCYMHGVSDNDIVISLVVACLRKFSFWSNIAIMNEFLVYNSSINIHERTFIESFNSEIIIENMDKKDIVNWIHSQSTSSSSTSMLPKIKFES